A genome region from Methylobacterium sp. FF17 includes the following:
- a CDS encoding YceI family protein, producing the protein MNAARLIPAASLLAASLLVSPASARAAGWTVDAAASRIGFSGIQVGTPFQGRFSRFTAQIDFDPAAPETGRARVEIDLTSAVTGDAQRDAALPQAEWFDTKANPQARFEATRFAARGGDAYEAVGTLTIRGIRRDAVLPFRLTRDGPKARAIGRLDLVRTQFGIGQGPWASGQWVALEVGVDVDLTATEAASTP; encoded by the coding sequence ATGAACGCCGCCCGCCTCATCCCAGCCGCATCCCTGCTGGCCGCAAGCCTGCTGGTTTCGCCCGCGAGCGCCCGTGCCGCCGGCTGGACCGTCGACGCGGCCGCGAGCCGGATCGGTTTCTCGGGCATCCAGGTCGGGACGCCGTTCCAGGGGCGCTTCTCCCGGTTCACCGCGCAGATCGACTTCGATCCCGCCGCTCCCGAGACCGGGCGGGCCCGGGTCGAGATCGACCTGACCAGCGCCGTGACCGGCGACGCCCAGCGCGACGCGGCCCTGCCCCAGGCGGAGTGGTTCGACACGAAGGCCAACCCGCAGGCCCGGTTCGAGGCGACCCGCTTCGCGGCCCGGGGCGGCGACGCCTACGAGGCCGTCGGCACCCTGACCATCCGGGGCATCCGCCGCGACGCGGTGCTGCCGTTCCGCCTGACGCGGGACGGCCCCAAGGCCCGCGCCATCGGCCGTCTCGACCTCGTCCGCACGCAGTTCGGGATCGGCCAGGGCCCCTGGGCGTCGGGCCAGTGGGTGGCCCTGGAGGTCGGGGTCGACGTGGACCTGACCGCGACCGAGGCGGCGTCGACGCCGTAA
- a CDS encoding cytochrome b — MTGTVRANPHRYTRVAIALHWLSALAVLGLIGIGLVMTHGDLAPMRRFALYQWHKSLGITVLGLSLLRLGWRLTHRPPPLPPTLPRHERAGAHAAHALLYGLLLGLPLVGWAVVSASPFNLPTVLYGIVPWPHLPVLPDLADKAAVEAVLKRIHAWGAWFLIALLALHVGAALRHHLTLRDDTLRRMLPRLSRTSLGGGLEP; from the coding sequence ATGACCGGGACCGTTCGGGCCAACCCGCACCGCTACACGCGGGTGGCCATCGCCCTGCACTGGCTGAGCGCCCTGGCGGTGCTGGGCCTCATCGGCATCGGGCTCGTCATGACCCACGGGGACCTGGCGCCGATGCGCCGGTTCGCCCTCTATCAATGGCACAAGTCCCTCGGGATCACCGTCCTGGGGTTGTCGCTCCTGCGTCTCGGCTGGCGGCTGACCCACCGGCCGCCGCCCCTGCCCCCGACCCTCCCGCGCCACGAGCGGGCGGGCGCGCACGCCGCCCACGCCCTGCTCTACGGTCTCCTCCTCGGCCTGCCCCTGGTCGGCTGGGCCGTGGTCTCCGCCTCGCCGTTCAACCTGCCGACCGTGCTCTACGGCATCGTGCCGTGGCCGCACCTGCCCGTGCTGCCCGACCTCGCGGACAAAGCCGCGGTGGAGGCGGTGCTGAAGCGTATCCACGCCTGGGGCGCCTGGTTCCTGATCGCGCTCCTGGCCCTGCATGTGGGCGCGGCGCTGCGGCATCATCTCACCCTGCGGGACGACACCCTCCGGCGGATGCTGCCCCGCCTGTCCCGCACGTCCCTCGGCGGTGGACTCGAACCATGA
- a CDS encoding YceI family protein, whose protein sequence is MRLSSSLVALTLALAAPALAQTPPTRDPAQIQAGTYLVDAGHTQVGFSVSHMGFSNYSGGFSEVSGTLELQPKNPGASSLKVSVPVASVTTTSAKLTDELKSAQWLDAAKFPQMTFVSTKVAPEGKDKAKVTGDLTLHGVTKPVTLNVTLIGAGVNPLNKKVTVGFEATGTVKRSEFGVKTYVPLIGDDLHLTIAGAFERQD, encoded by the coding sequence ATCCGTCTCTCCTCGTCCCTCGTCGCCCTGACCCTCGCCCTCGCCGCGCCGGCCCTGGCCCAGACGCCGCCGACCCGCGACCCCGCCCAGATCCAGGCCGGGACCTACCTCGTCGATGCCGGCCACACCCAGGTCGGCTTCAGCGTCTCGCATATGGGCTTCTCGAACTATTCGGGCGGGTTCTCGGAGGTGTCGGGCACCCTCGAACTCCAGCCGAAGAACCCGGGCGCCAGCAGCCTCAAGGTCAGCGTCCCCGTCGCCTCGGTGACGACCACCAGCGCCAAGCTCACCGACGAGCTGAAGAGCGCCCAGTGGCTCGATGCCGCGAAGTTCCCGCAGATGACCTTCGTCTCCACCAAGGTGGCACCCGAGGGCAAGGACAAGGCCAAGGTGACCGGCGACCTGACGCTCCACGGCGTGACGAAGCCCGTGACCCTGAACGTCACGCTGATCGGAGCCGGCGTGAACCCGCTCAACAAGAAGGTCACGGTCGGCTTCGAGGCCACCGGCACGGTCAAGCGCTCCGAGTTCGGCGTGAAGACCTACGTGCCCCTGATCGGCGACGACCTGCACCTCACCATCGCGGGCGCCTTCGAGCGCCAGGACTGA